The following are encoded together in the Glycine soja cultivar W05 chromosome 5, ASM419377v2, whole genome shotgun sequence genome:
- the LOC114412445 gene encoding solanesyl diphosphate synthase 3, chloroplastic/mitochondrial-like isoform X1: protein MLFSRISRNLRGSFNSCRWFLSIGDHNHRFLSLHNFHSRGGDSTQQVMRSLIISKGLPALHSSRYLIHHQSSSIVEDEHDPFSLVADELSLLGNKLRAMVVAEVPKLASAAEYFFKIGVEGKRFRPTVLLLMSTALNLSIHEAPPPVEVGGTLTTDVRSRQQRIAEITEMIHVASLLHDDVLDDADSRRGIGSLNFVMGNKLAVLAGDFLLSRACVALASLKNTEVVSLLAKVVEHLVTGETMQMTTTSDQRCSMEYYMQKTYYKTASLISNSCKAIAILAGQTAEVAMLAFEYGKNLGLAFQLIDDVLDFTGTSASLGKGSLSDIRHGIVTAPILFAMEEFPQLRTIVDEGFENPANVDLALEYLGKSRGIQRTRELAVEHANLAAAAIDSLPESDDEDVRKSRKALIDLTHRVITRTK from the exons ATGCTGTTTTCTCGGATATCGAGAAACCTCAGAGGCAGCTTCAACTCATGTCGGTGGTTTCTGTCCATCGGAGACCACAACCACCGCTTCCTTTCGCTGCACAATTTTCATTCACGTGGTGGAGACTCTACTCAACAG GTTATGagaagtttaattatttcaaaggGCCTGCCAGCATTGCATAGTAGTAGATATCTGATCCATCATCAAAGCAGCTCCATAGTTGAG GATGAACATGATCCATTTTCACTGGTTGCAGATGAACTGTCACTTCTTGGTAACAAGTTGCGAGCAATGGTAGTTGCTGAG GTTCCTAAGCTTGCCTCAGCTGCCGAATACTTCTTCAAAATTGGAGTGGAAGGAAAAAGATTTCGCCCTACA GTTTTATTGTTAATGTCAACTGCATTAAATCTATCAATACACGAAGCACCTCCTCCTGTTGAGGTAGGAGGTACTTTGACAACTGATGTACGTTCAAGACAACAACGCATAGCTGAAATAACAGAGATGATTCAT GTGGCAAGCCTTCTTCACGATGATGTACTGGATGATGCAGATTCTAGACGTGGTATTGGTTCATTGAATTTTGTAATGGGCAATAAG TTGGCAGTGTTGGCTGGAGATTTTTTGCTTTCTCGGGCTTGTGTTGCTCTTGCCTCTTTGAAAAACACAGAG GTTGTATCTTTATTGGCAAAAGTTGTAGAGCATCTTGTAACTGGGGAGACCATGCAAATGACTACAACATCTGATCAACGGTGTAG CATGGAATATTATATGCAAAAGACCTACTACAAGACTGCATCTTTAATATCAAATAGTTGCAAGGCAATAGCCATCCTTGCAGGGCAAACAGCAGAAGTTGCAATGCTTGCTTTTGAGTATGGAAAAAATCTG GGTTTGGCATTTCAATTGATAGATGATGTGCTTGATTTCACAGGCACATCAGCTTCCCTTGGAAAGGGTTCTTTATCAGACATTCGTCAt GGAATTGTTACAGCTCCAATATTGTTTGCCATGGAGGAGTTCCCTCAGTTGCGTACAATTGTTGATGAGGGCTTCGAAAACCCTGCAAATGTTGATCTT GCTCTGGAGTATCTAGGAAAAAGCCGAGGTATACAGAGGACACGGGAGCTAGCCGTGGAGCATGCTAACCTTGCAGCAGCAGCAATTGATTCCTTACCGGAGAGTGACGACGAGGATGTAAGAAAATCAAGGAAAGCCCTGATAGATCTAACTCACAGAGTCATTACACGAACAAAGTGA
- the LOC114412445 gene encoding solanesyl diphosphate synthase 3, chloroplastic/mitochondrial-like isoform X2, with the protein MVVAEVPKLASAAEYFFKIGVEGKRFRPTVLLLMSTALNLSIHEAPPPVEVGGTLTTDVRSRQQRIAEITEMIHVASLLHDDVLDDADSRRGIGSLNFVMGNKLAVLAGDFLLSRACVALASLKNTEVVSLLAKVVEHLVTGETMQMTTTSDQRCSMEYYMQKTYYKTASLISNSCKAIAILAGQTAEVAMLAFEYGKNLGLAFQLIDDVLDFTGTSASLGKGSLSDIRHGIVTAPILFAMEEFPQLRTIVDEGFENPANVDLALEYLGKSRGIQRTRELAVEHANLAAAAIDSLPESDDEDVRKSRKALIDLTHRVITRTK; encoded by the exons ATGGTAGTTGCTGAG GTTCCTAAGCTTGCCTCAGCTGCCGAATACTTCTTCAAAATTGGAGTGGAAGGAAAAAGATTTCGCCCTACA GTTTTATTGTTAATGTCAACTGCATTAAATCTATCAATACACGAAGCACCTCCTCCTGTTGAGGTAGGAGGTACTTTGACAACTGATGTACGTTCAAGACAACAACGCATAGCTGAAATAACAGAGATGATTCAT GTGGCAAGCCTTCTTCACGATGATGTACTGGATGATGCAGATTCTAGACGTGGTATTGGTTCATTGAATTTTGTAATGGGCAATAAG TTGGCAGTGTTGGCTGGAGATTTTTTGCTTTCTCGGGCTTGTGTTGCTCTTGCCTCTTTGAAAAACACAGAG GTTGTATCTTTATTGGCAAAAGTTGTAGAGCATCTTGTAACTGGGGAGACCATGCAAATGACTACAACATCTGATCAACGGTGTAG CATGGAATATTATATGCAAAAGACCTACTACAAGACTGCATCTTTAATATCAAATAGTTGCAAGGCAATAGCCATCCTTGCAGGGCAAACAGCAGAAGTTGCAATGCTTGCTTTTGAGTATGGAAAAAATCTG GGTTTGGCATTTCAATTGATAGATGATGTGCTTGATTTCACAGGCACATCAGCTTCCCTTGGAAAGGGTTCTTTATCAGACATTCGTCAt GGAATTGTTACAGCTCCAATATTGTTTGCCATGGAGGAGTTCCCTCAGTTGCGTACAATTGTTGATGAGGGCTTCGAAAACCCTGCAAATGTTGATCTT GCTCTGGAGTATCTAGGAAAAAGCCGAGGTATACAGAGGACACGGGAGCTAGCCGTGGAGCATGCTAACCTTGCAGCAGCAGCAATTGATTCCTTACCGGAGAGTGACGACGAGGATGTAAGAAAATCAAGGAAAGCCCTGATAGATCTAACTCACAGAGTCATTACACGAACAAAGTGA